The genomic DNA GGAGGTGGGATAGCGGGCTCCACTTGTCTGGTGGGGAGCCAGGAGAGAAAGCGAAACGCAGGAGAAGGTGACGCCGGAGGTGGCGTGGTTACAACCACCCCTTTCAAGGTCGAATAGTGGCTCGCCACCTTTATGGTTTAGACAGGGCGGATGAGGGCGCATCAGTGAAGCTGGGCAGACCATCAGACATAGCCATGCCATGAAGCGCCCGGCGCTGCGGTGCTACTGGTCTCTTGCCTGCCTTGGTTGGCCTCCGTCTGCTGTTCAGGAGATTTTCTCGCCCTTGAGCACACGTGCTGTTGCCACATGCTTGCGCGCCACCTCTCCCGGTACATAGCCTTTCTTCACCTTCTTCTTGGCGGCGCGGGGATGTTTGCGCAATGTGGAAGGCTTCACCTTCTTCGCTAGCTCCAGCAGGAGCTCACTCAACTGCTCCGCGCTCCGTACTTCCTGTCCGCTCCAGTCCTCCGGCTCCACCACCATCATCATTCCTCCGTAAGCGAACTTCACTTCGGCGGCAATGTAAAAGGTGGACACCTGCATATTGGCAGCCTCCAGGTCATGGCTGGCTTCCACCGCGGTTTTCACCACCGACAACACATTGTAGGCCAGTACCGCCACCCCAAAGGCCAGCAGCGCCGCTCGTGGTCTCCCCAAACTCCGCACCTCGCTCTCGAGCACGGCCTCCAACTCTCCAAACATCCCTTCAATCGTCCAGCGCTTCCTGTACAGCTGCGCTACCTCCACGGCGCTCAGTTTCTCCTCGGGCACGTTCGTGAGCAGCCGAATGGCTGTTTCCCCGTCTTCTGTTGGCTCCTCCAACTCCACTTCAATCCGTCTCAACTCCAACGGCTCTTCCCCCTCCACTCGCACTGCCTGCTCGTACACACGTCCCGTTGGCCCTCGGCCTACTTCCCTCCGCTCCCCCAGCGCGGTCGGATTGGGCGACACGCCGTGCTCTCGGATGATGAAGGCCGCTCTCTTTTCATGCACCGCGCGCAGAATCCGGCTCGTGGAGAAGTTCCTGTCCGCCAGCCACAATTCTCCCTCCCGCACTCGCTCCAACACCGGCCCCATCAACGCCCGCTCTTGTGCATGCGCGTCTTCAGCCGGCAGCACATCCACCACCAGGCTCAACTCCGGCGCATACACCACCAACGACTGTCCGGGCAGCGCAGCTCCTCGGAATTCTCTCAACGGTTTGAGCCGCTTCTCACTGG from Melittangium boletus DSM 14713 includes the following:
- a CDS encoding IS4 family transposase, producing the protein MVRRTLEHALSSQWIDEVFEANREQQYTRELLFSSVVDLMGVVALGLRPSLHAAAQSDPDLTVSLAALYDKVNHTEPQVVRALVQGSAERLLPVVRPMKKQGPWAAGYQVRVLDGNHLPASEKRLKPLREFRGAALPGQSLVVYAPELSLVVDVLPAEDAHAQERALMGPVLERVREGELWLADRNFSTSRILRAVHEKRAAFIIREHGVSPNPTALGERREVGRGPTGRVYEQAVRVEGEEPLELRRIEVELEEPTEDGETAIRLLTNVPEEKLSAVEVAQLYRKRWTIEGMFGELEAVLESEVRSLGRPRAALLAFGVAVLAYNVLSVVKTAVEASHDLEAANMQVSTFYIAAEVKFAYGGMMMVVEPEDWSGQEVRSAEQLSELLLELAKKVKPSTLRKHPRAAKKKVKKGYVPGEVARKHVATARVLKGEKIS